The following proteins come from a genomic window of Deltaproteobacteria bacterium:
- a CDS encoding FtsQ-type POTRA domain-containing protein gives MAYARWRWGGGLGVLANDKRFCERQANTMQLKVYRKDNRKKDFGRWRRYLVRGAMGAALFVVGVVLYRLSGPLSIAAGSLREFVIESRYFSVREIQVRAGGRVSGNEIVAAAGLSQGMNIWKIDPAAIETKISRHPWVRRVLVHREFPRRVTIDVEERTPRAIVALNKLYYVDADGLLFKEVDAADDMKFPMLTGLSVEQLSAPDQIMRKRIQEAMHLGELMAQRSHALSEIHFAAPDRLVVYASHFPMALRMGWGDWEAKLTRLERLLALWQGHEERLASLDLSFSDQVVARLRRVENLK, from the coding sequence ATGGCATACGCCCGGTGGCGGTGGGGCGGCGGTCTTGGAGTTTTGGCGAACGACAAAAGATTTTGCGAACGGCAAGCAAACACGATGCAGCTAAAAGTTTATCGTAAGGACAATCGTAAGAAAGATTTCGGCCGCTGGCGCCGTTATCTCGTCCGGGGGGCGATGGGCGCGGCGCTGTTCGTGGTCGGTGTGGTGCTTTACCGGTTGAGCGGGCCGCTGTCGATCGCGGCGGGATCGCTGCGCGAGTTCGTCATCGAGAGCCGTTATTTTTCCGTGCGTGAGATTCAAGTGCGCGCCGGCGGCAGAGTCAGCGGCAACGAAATCGTCGCCGCTGCCGGGCTGAGCCAAGGCATGAATATCTGGAAGATCGATCCAGCGGCGATCGAAACGAAAATTTCGCGCCATCCTTGGGTGCGCCGCGTGTTGGTGCATCGGGAATTTCCCCGCCGGGTCACCATCGACGTGGAAGAGCGCACGCCGCGGGCGATCGTCGCCTTGAACAAACTTTATTACGTCGATGCCGACGGCCTGCTTTTCAAGGAGGTCGACGCCGCCGACGATATGAAATTTCCCATGCTCACCGGCCTGAGCGTCGAACAGTTGAGCGCGCCCGATCAGATCATGCGCAAGCGGATTCAAGAAGCGATGCACCTCGGCGAATTGATGGCCCAGCGCTCCCACGCGTTGTCGGAAATTCATTTCGCCGCGCCCGACCGCTTGGTCGTGTATGCCAGCCATTTCCCCATGGCGCTGCGCATGGGGTGGGGCGATTGGGAAGCTAAGCTGACGCGGCTGGAACGATTGTTGGCGCTTTGGCAGGGGCATGAAGAGCGCTTGGCGTCGTTGGATCTGAGTTTCAGCGATCAAGTCGTGGCGCGGCTGCGCCGGGTGGAGAATTTAAAATAA
- the ftsA gene encoding cell division protein FtsA — MAKKNSIVVGLDIGTSKVCAIVGEMTDHGVEIIGLGTHASQGLRKGVVINIESTVNSVKKAVEEAALMAGCEIHTVFASISGGHIKAFNSHGIVAVKNKEVTQRDLDRVIDAAKAVAIPMDREVLHVLPQDYIIDEQDGIKEPLGMSGVRLEAKVHIITGALTSAQNIIKCCNRTGLNVAEIVLAPLAAAEATLSDEERELGVVLVDMGGGTTDIALYHDGTVKHTAVLSIGGNHVTNDIAAGLRTPFNDAERIKQRYGFAKATMVTEDERVEVPSLAGKGAGSVSRQILCEIIEPRLDEIFELIQKEIAKSGYEGALASGVVITGGSMLLPGAVEMAERSFGLPVRLGLPAHVGGIVDVVDSPAYAAAVGLVLHGMKRQERSSVYRPRDDKILAKVKHRMSDWLSEFF; from the coding sequence ATGGCGAAGAAGAACAGCATTGTCGTCGGTTTGGATATCGGTACCTCGAAGGTTTGCGCCATCGTTGGCGAGATGACCGATCATGGCGTGGAAATCATCGGTCTCGGAACCCATGCCTCGCAGGGATTGCGCAAGGGCGTGGTGATCAACATCGAGTCGACGGTCAATTCAGTCAAGAAGGCGGTGGAAGAAGCGGCGCTGATGGCCGGCTGCGAAATTCACACGGTTTTCGCGAGCATCTCGGGCGGCCATATCAAAGCCTTCAACAGCCACGGCATCGTCGCTGTGAAAAATAAAGAAGTAACGCAGCGCGACTTGGATCGGGTCATCGACGCGGCCAAGGCGGTGGCGATCCCCATGGATCGCGAAGTGCTGCATGTCTTGCCCCAGGATTACATCATCGACGAGCAGGACGGCATCAAAGAACCCCTCGGCATGTCCGGCGTCCGTCTCGAAGCTAAAGTGCACATCATCACCGGCGCCCTGACCTCGGCGCAAAATATTATCAAATGCTGCAACCGCACCGGGCTTAACGTTGCCGAGATTGTCTTGGCGCCGTTGGCGGCGGCGGAAGCGACCTTGAGCGACGAAGAGCGCGAACTCGGCGTCGTGCTGGTCGATATGGGCGGCGGCACCACCGACATCGCGCTCTATCACGACGGCACGGTGAAACACACGGCGGTGCTCAGCATCGGCGGCAATCACGTCACCAACGACATCGCCGCCGGCCTGCGCACGCCATTCAACGACGCCGAGCGCATCAAGCAGCGTTACGGTTTCGCCAAGGCGACCATGGTGACCGAAGACGAACGGGTCGAGGTGCCGAGCTTAGCCGGCAAAGGTGCCGGCTCGGTGTCGCGGCAAATTCTCTGCGAGATCATCGAACCGCGGCTCGACGAGATTTTTGAATTGATCCAAAAAGAGATCGCTAAGTCGGGCTACGAGGGCGCCTTGGCGTCCGGCGTAGTGATCACCGGCGGCTCCATGCTGCTGCCCGGCGCCGTGGAAATGGCCGAGCGCTCTTTTGGCTTACCGGTGCGGCTCGGATTGCCCGCTCATGTCGGCGGCATTGTCGACGTCGTCGACAGCCCGGCCTACGCCGCCGCGGTGGGTTTGGTGCTGCACGGCATGAAGCGTCAAGAGCGGAGCAGCGTTTACCGGCCGCGCGACGACAAGATTCTCGCCAAGGTCAAGCATCGGATGTCGGATTGGCTCAGTGAATTTTTTTAA
- the murB gene encoding UDP-N-acetylmuramate dehydrogenase, with protein MEYWGDPGRPSTPVLHHSNSIVMFAMSNERDDSPLARELRSLAGVKLKLAEPLARYASMKIGGPADYFIEVENSPALSAVLPLLRRFATPVCLLGNGSNVLISDRGVRGAVIHLAGEFKNIDWREEGEFIRVNVGAAYAVTQLVRAAARKGYAGLEFAEGIPGSVGGALVMNAGAYGSEFEKVVEQVDAVDAEGAEILFSREQLTFTYRDSHLPVGTVVTRVTLRLRKSETVEVSSKLRELVGKRKSSQPAGFPNSGSMFRNPPGDYAGRLIEAAGLKGKRVGQAQIAERHANFIVNLGGAKAQDVRQLMEMARAEVRKQFGVDLIAEVKLLGQWED; from the coding sequence ATGGAGTATTGGGGGGATCCGGGGAGGCCCAGCACTCCAGTACTCCATCACTCCAATTCGATCGTGATGTTTGCGATGAGTAACGAACGAGATGATTCGCCGTTGGCGCGAGAGCTTAGGTCGCTGGCCGGCGTGAAATTGAAACTCGCCGAACCGTTGGCGCGCTACGCCTCGATGAAGATCGGCGGGCCGGCGGATTATTTTATCGAAGTGGAAAATAGCCCGGCGTTGTCCGCGGTCTTGCCGTTGCTTCGTCGCTTTGCCACGCCGGTATGTCTGTTGGGTAACGGCAGCAACGTCTTGATCAGCGACCGTGGCGTACGCGGCGCGGTGATTCATCTTGCCGGCGAATTTAAAAACATTGACTGGCGCGAAGAGGGCGAATTTATTCGCGTCAACGTCGGCGCGGCCTACGCGGTGACGCAATTGGTCCGTGCCGCGGCGCGCAAAGGTTACGCGGGCTTGGAATTCGCCGAAGGGATACCCGGCAGCGTCGGCGGCGCCTTGGTGATGAACGCCGGCGCCTATGGTTCGGAATTTGAAAAAGTCGTCGAGCAGGTGGACGCGGTCGATGCCGAAGGTGCGGAGATTTTATTCTCTCGTGAACAACTGACCTTCACCTATCGGGATTCCCACCTGCCCGTCGGCACGGTGGTCACGCGGGTGACGTTGCGTTTGCGCAAAAGTGAAACCGTTGAAGTGAGTTCGAAGCTGCGCGAGCTGGTGGGCAAGCGCAAAAGCAGTCAGCCGGCGGGCTTTCCCAACTCCGGCTCGATGTTTCGCAATCCGCCGGGGGATTACGCCGGCCGCTTGATCGAAGCCGCGGGACTCAAGGGCAAGCGTGTCGGCCAGGCGCAGATCGCCGAGCGCCACGCCAACTTCATCGTCAATCTTGGCGGCGCGAAGGCTCAAGACGTGCGCCAGTTAATGGAGATGGCGCGCGCCGAAGTGCGAAAGCAGTTTGGCGTGGATCTGATCGCTGAAGTGAAATTGTTAGGCCAGTGGGAAGATTAG
- a CDS encoding D-alanine--D-alanine ligase, protein MKKKLTVAILFGGKSAEHEISLISARNIVDAMDKNKYEVVAIGIDKQGRWHLDESAKLLLGKSATKVEYRDAKNAAAIMPGASATPLLRPGGAGLGALGSIDVVFPILHGPFGEDGTVQGLLKLANLPFVGASVLGSAVGMDKDVMKRLLRDANIPIGNFLAFNRSDKISFAKVSKTLGMPLFVKPANLGSSVGISKVSKPAQFAAAIKEAFRYDNKIVIEQFIKGREIECSVLGNDEPMASLPGEIVVNRDFYSYDAKYLDTQGSRLEIPAKLPKAIIKKVRDIALRAYKALSCEGMGRIDFFVQANGRVLVNEINTIPGFTKISMYPKMWEASGISYSKLIDRLIQLAIQRHRAEKRLRTSR, encoded by the coding sequence ATGAAGAAAAAATTAACCGTCGCAATCCTCTTCGGCGGCAAATCCGCCGAGCATGAAATCTCCCTGATCTCGGCGCGCAACATCGTCGATGCGATGGATAAAAACAAGTACGAGGTCGTCGCCATCGGCATCGACAAACAAGGGCGCTGGCATCTCGACGAAAGCGCCAAACTGTTGCTCGGCAAAAGCGCAACGAAAGTGGAATACCGCGACGCCAAGAACGCCGCCGCGATCATGCCCGGCGCCAGCGCCACGCCGCTGCTGCGGCCAGGCGGCGCTGGTCTCGGCGCCCTTGGTTCCATTGACGTCGTCTTTCCAATTTTACACGGCCCCTTCGGCGAAGACGGCACCGTTCAAGGATTATTAAAATTGGCCAATCTGCCCTTCGTCGGCGCCAGCGTGTTGGGTTCGGCGGTCGGCATGGACAAAGACGTGATGAAGCGGCTCTTGCGCGACGCAAATATTCCCATCGGCAACTTTTTGGCGTTCAACCGGTCCGACAAGATCAGCTTCGCCAAAGTAAGCAAAACTCTCGGCATGCCGCTGTTCGTCAAGCCGGCGAACCTGGGCTCGTCGGTGGGCATTAGTAAAGTTAGCAAACCGGCGCAGTTCGCCGCGGCGATCAAAGAAGCCTTTCGCTACGACAATAAAATCGTCATCGAACAATTTATCAAAGGCCGCGAGATCGAATGCTCGGTGCTCGGCAACGACGAGCCGATGGCTTCGCTACCCGGCGAGATCGTCGTCAATCGCGACTTTTACTCTTATGACGCGAAGTATCTCGACACCCAAGGCTCGCGCCTGGAAATTCCAGCGAAACTACCGAAAGCCATAATCAAGAAGGTGCGCGACATCGCGCTGCGCGCCTACAAAGCGCTCAGCTGTGAAGGCATGGGGCGGATCGATTTTTTCGTGCAAGCCAACGGCCGCGTGCTGGTCAACGAGATCAACACCATCCCCGGTTTCACCAAGATCAGCATGTACCCGAAAATGTGGGAGGCCAGCGGCATCAGCTACTCCAAGCTCATCGACCGGCTGATCCAGCTAGCGATCCAAAGACATCGCGCCGAGAAGCGCTTAAGGACTTCGCGCTGA
- the ftsZ gene encoding cell division protein FtsZ, with protein MFEIVEQSNNVNARIKVIGIGGGGGNAVNTMIGGKLSGVDFMVANTDAQSLEASLAPVRIQLGCLVTKGLGAGANPDIGRRAAMEDQEKIRDFLQGSDMIFITAGMGGGTGTGGAPVIARVAREVGALTVGVVTKPFIFEGKKRMRQAEEGIEELKASVDTLIVIPNQRLLSIAAKTTTMLEAFHKADDVLLQAVRGISDLIITPGLINLDFADVRTVMAEMGLALMGAASASGENRAIEAAQKAISSPLLEDISIQGARGVLINITGGPDLCLHEVNEAASMIQEEAHEDANIIFGAVIDENLTDEIRITVIATGFGMAKEEKKPAPAMLAPNVASIVAAAPKNKKIVHLGTIVDDLDTPTWQRRKQGSEDVETVTLNKGGFQFNANQEEDDKYDIPTFLRRQMD; from the coding sequence ATGTTTGAGATAGTGGAGCAAAGTAACAACGTCAACGCGCGCATCAAAGTCATCGGCATCGGTGGCGGCGGCGGCAACGCGGTCAACACGATGATCGGCGGCAAACTTTCCGGCGTCGATTTCATGGTCGCCAACACCGACGCGCAGTCGCTGGAGGCGAGCTTGGCGCCGGTGCGCATTCAACTGGGCTGCCTGGTGACCAAGGGATTGGGCGCGGGGGCCAATCCGGACATCGGCCGGCGCGCGGCGATGGAAGATCAAGAGAAGATCCGCGATTTTCTCCAAGGCTCGGATATGATCTTTATCACCGCGGGCATGGGCGGCGGCACCGGCACCGGCGGCGCTCCGGTGATCGCGCGCGTGGCGCGCGAAGTGGGCGCGCTGACCGTCGGCGTGGTGACCAAACCGTTCATCTTCGAAGGCAAGAAGCGCATGCGCCAAGCCGAAGAGGGCATCGAAGAGTTGAAGGCGAGCGTGGATACTTTGATTGTCATTCCCAATCAGCGCTTGCTCTCGATCGCGGCCAAGACCACGACCATGCTCGAAGCGTTCCACAAAGCCGACGATGTGCTGTTGCAAGCGGTGCGCGGCATTTCCGATTTGATCATTACCCCCGGTTTGATCAATCTCGATTTCGCCGACGTGCGCACGGTGATGGCGGAGATGGGTTTAGCATTGATGGGCGCAGCCTCCGCCTCGGGCGAGAACCGCGCCATCGAAGCGGCGCAAAAAGCGATCTCCAGCCCGCTGCTCGAAGATATCTCGATCCAAGGCGCGCGCGGCGTGTTGATCAACATCACCGGCGGTCCCGATCTCTGCTTGCATGAAGTGAACGAAGCGGCGTCGATGATTCAAGAGGAAGCGCACGAAGACGCCAACATCATCTTTGGCGCGGTGATCGACGAGAACCTCACCGATGAAATTCGCATCACGGTGATCGCCACCGGTTTCGGCATGGCCAAAGAAGAGAAGAAGCCGGCGCCGGCAATGTTGGCGCCCAATGTCGCGAGTATCGTCGCAGCGGCGCCGAAGAACAAAAAAATCGTGCATCTCGGCACCATCGTAGACGACCTCGACACGCCGACCTGGCAGCGCCGCAAACAGGGCAGCGAAGATGTCGAAACGGTTACGTTAAATAAGGGTGGATTTCAGTTCAACGCCAATCAGGAAGAAGACGACAAGTACGACATCCCGACTTTCCTGCGGCGCCAGATGGATTAG
- a CDS encoding branched-chain amino acid ABC transporter substrate-binding protein — translation MLKRLSLAFLLALVAFVPSASWAQKGKIKIAVQAPLSGEQAALGEHIKLGAQLAVEEAVKAFKALGYDLELVPQDDQAKAEVGVANARNMVADPEVLVIVGHFNSGVALPASEVYKDAMLVMISPANTATEITDRGYPNVNRVCGRDDVQGPVGARFAAQELKAKSVYVIHDKTTYGQGVAEAFRNEAKKLGMNVLGFEGTEERANFSPMINPLKAKNPDLVYFGGVYHQGGLLLKQMREKGVKAIFMGPDGVDSEEMVKIAGASAVGSYYTSVAPPRDATPETAAFAKKFKQRFGKDIEAFGLYGYDATLVGIKAMEGWIKANGGKRPTRTEVSSAVRHIKGFKGVTGPIEFDNKGDPIKAKYFVLKFDKQSYPGKISKIIEQQAPAAPPKKS, via the coding sequence GTGTTAAAACGACTGTCACTCGCATTCCTATTGGCATTGGTTGCCTTTGTGCCTTCCGCCTCATGGGCGCAGAAAGGTAAAATAAAAATCGCCGTGCAGGCGCCGCTTTCCGGTGAGCAAGCCGCCCTCGGCGAGCATATCAAACTCGGCGCTCAACTGGCCGTCGAAGAGGCGGTCAAGGCGTTTAAAGCGCTCGGCTATGACTTAGAGTTGGTGCCCCAAGACGATCAAGCGAAAGCCGAGGTCGGCGTCGCCAACGCGCGCAACATGGTCGCCGATCCCGAAGTTCTAGTGATCGTCGGTCACTTCAACTCGGGCGTCGCGCTGCCGGCATCCGAAGTCTACAAAGACGCCATGCTGGTGATGATCTCGCCGGCGAACACCGCGACTGAAATCACCGACCGAGGTTATCCGAACGTCAATCGCGTCTGCGGCCGCGACGATGTCCAAGGTCCGGTGGGGGCGCGCTTTGCGGCGCAAGAACTCAAAGCGAAATCGGTTTATGTGATTCACGACAAGACGACCTATGGCCAGGGCGTCGCCGAGGCCTTCCGCAACGAGGCCAAGAAACTCGGCATGAATGTTTTAGGCTTCGAAGGCACCGAAGAGCGCGCCAATTTCTCGCCGATGATCAACCCGCTCAAAGCGAAAAACCCCGACCTGGTTTATTTCGGCGGCGTGTATCACCAAGGCGGCTTGCTGCTCAAGCAAATGCGCGAAAAAGGCGTCAAAGCGATTTTCATGGGACCGGACGGCGTCGACTCGGAAGAAATGGTAAAAATCGCCGGTGCATCCGCGGTCGGCAGCTACTACACCAGCGTCGCGCCGCCGCGCGACGCGACTCCTGAAACCGCGGCCTTCGCGAAAAAATTTAAGCAGCGCTTCGGCAAGGATATTGAAGCGTTCGGCTTGTACGGCTATGACGCCACCCTGGTCGGCATCAAAGCCATGGAGGGCTGGATCAAAGCCAACGGCGGCAAGCGGCCGACGCGCACCGAAGTGTCCAGCGCGGTGCGTCACATCAAAGGCTTCAAGGGCGTCACCGGACCGATCGAATTTGACAACAAAGGCGATCCGATCAAAGCCAAATACTTTGTCCTGAAATTCGACAAGCAGTCCTACCCCGGCAAGATTTCCAAAATTATCGAACAGCAAGCGCCGGCGGCCCCGCCCAAGAAATCGTAA
- a CDS encoding class II fumarate hydratase, translating into MDNQSARIEKDSLGEVRVPADALYMAQTQRAIENFPVSGLRFGRSCIRALGIIKSASAAVNAELGLLDARLATVIENAALEVANGQHDEQFPVDIFQSGSGTSTNMNANEVIATRAKQIAGSTTVHPNDHVNMCQSSNDVIPSALHIASMIELQENLLPALHHLHDELLRKAEANDDVVKTGRTHLMDAMPIRLSQQIGGWAAQIRQSIERLTATLPRMGELALGGTAVGTGINAHPEFGARVAARISLMTSIKFVESANHFAAQSAQDAGVELSGQLKTLALALMKIANDLRWMNSGPQAGLGEIVLPPLQPGSSIMPSKINPVISESVMMVAAQVVGNDAAITMAASHGNFELLTMLPVIAHNLLQSLHILANVSKPLADKAVGGFTVNREQIAAAIERNPVLVTALNPIVGYEKAAEIAKQAIAEGRSIKDVALERTSLSRAELDGLLDPRALTFGGIATGVTGS; encoded by the coding sequence ATGGATAACCAATCCGCTCGTATCGAAAAGGACAGCCTCGGCGAAGTGCGCGTGCCGGCCGACGCGCTTTACATGGCGCAAACTCAAAGAGCGATCGAAAATTTTCCGGTCAGCGGCTTGCGCTTTGGGCGTTCGTGCATACGCGCTCTGGGCATCATCAAGTCGGCGTCAGCGGCGGTGAACGCGGAATTGGGATTGCTCGATGCCAGATTGGCAACGGTAATTGAGAATGCGGCTCTGGAAGTGGCCAACGGACAGCACGACGAACAATTCCCCGTCGATATTTTTCAATCCGGCTCGGGCACCTCGACCAACATGAACGCCAACGAGGTGATCGCCACCCGCGCGAAGCAAATCGCCGGCAGCACAACTGTTCATCCCAACGACCACGTCAACATGTGCCAGTCATCCAACGATGTGATTCCGTCAGCCCTGCACATCGCTTCGATGATCGAATTACAGGAGAACCTTCTACCCGCGCTGCATCATTTACACGATGAGCTTTTGCGCAAAGCCGAAGCAAACGACGACGTGGTCAAAACCGGGCGGACTCATTTGATGGACGCGATGCCGATCCGGCTCAGCCAACAGATCGGCGGCTGGGCGGCGCAGATTCGTCAATCCATCGAGCGGCTAACCGCGACACTGCCACGAATGGGCGAACTCGCTCTCGGCGGTACAGCGGTGGGCACTGGGATCAACGCGCATCCTGAGTTTGGCGCGCGCGTGGCCGCGCGCATTTCGCTCATGACAAGTATCAAATTTGTCGAGAGCGCAAATCACTTCGCGGCACAGTCGGCGCAAGACGCCGGCGTCGAACTTAGCGGTCAGTTAAAAACTCTGGCGCTTGCGCTGATGAAAATCGCCAACGATCTGCGCTGGATGAATTCCGGACCACAAGCGGGACTCGGCGAGATTGTGTTGCCACCTCTCCAACCCGGCAGCTCGATAATGCCGAGTAAGATAAATCCTGTCATATCCGAATCGGTCATGATGGTTGCGGCCCAGGTGGTCGGTAACGACGCCGCGATCACGATGGCCGCAAGTCACGGCAACTTCGAGCTGTTAACCATGTTGCCGGTGATCGCACACAATTTGCTGCAAAGCCTGCACATCTTGGCCAACGTAAGCAAGCCGTTGGCGGACAAAGCCGTCGGTGGTTTTACCGTGAACCGCGAGCAAATCGCCGCAGCGATCGAGAGAAATCCCGTCTTAGTGACCGCGCTCAATCCAATCGTCGGCTATGAAAAGGCCGCGGAGATCGCCAAACAAGCTATCGCCGAAGGGCGCTCAATCAAAGACGTTGCGTTGGAGAGAACCTCCTTGTCGCGGGCGGAGCTCGACGGCTTGCTCGACCCGCGGGCACTCACATTCGGCGGCATCGCAACCGGGGTGACCGGAAGTTGA